From one Trifolium pratense cultivar HEN17-A07 linkage group LG1, ARS_RC_1.1, whole genome shotgun sequence genomic stretch:
- the LOC123903233 gene encoding cell division protein FtsZ homolog 2-2, chloroplastic-like, producing MVTCLSTNFVHSNARNSDVLNVVRGRTLAESFPRRVNLVKFFDGKNGFSCGLRKLGLVQIKCSSNSHNASSYNSKDPFLHLHPEVSLLRGEASSTVNIPRKDSFGEDLTESLESISSQCNYNQAKIKVIGVGGGGSNAVNRMIESSMHGVEFWIVNTDVQAMRMSPVFPENRLQIGLELTRGLGAGGNPETGMNAGKESKESIEEAVYGADMVFVTAGMGGGTGTGGAPIIAGVAKSMGILTVGIVTTPFSFEGRKRAIQAQEGITALRDNVDTLIVIPNDKLLTAVSQSTPVTEAFNLADDILRQGVRGISDIVTIPGLVNVDFADVRSIMANAGSSLMGIGTATGKTRARDAALNAIQSPLLDIGIERATGIVWNITGGTDLTLFEVNAAAEVIYDLVDPSANLIFGAVIDPSLTGQVSITLIATGFKRQEEDEERPLQTSQLTQGDTVIGFNRRSSTFSDDGSLFEIPDFLKKKGRSRYPRV from the exons ATGGTGACATGTTTGTCAACAAATTTTGTACATTCTAATGCTAGAAATTCAGATGTGTTGAATGTAGTTAGAGGAAGAACATTAGCAGAGAGTTTCCCTAGGAGAGTTAATTTGGTGAAGTTTTTTGACGGCAAGAATGGATTTTCGTGCGGTTTAAGAAAGTTAGGTTTAGTTCAAATCAAGTGTTCATCTAATTCTCATAATGCGAGTTCATATAATAGCAAAGATCCTTTTCTACATCTACATCCCGAGGTTTCGTTGCTTCGAGGAGAGGCAAGTAGCACGGTGAATATTCCAAGAAAGGATAGTTTTGGTGAGGATTTAACTGAGAGCTTAGAATCTATATCTAGTCAATGTAATTACAATCAGGCAAAGATCAAAGTTATTGGTGTTGGAGGTGGTGGATCAAATGCTGTCAATCGCATGATAGAGAGTTCGATGCACGGAGTTGAGTTTTGGATTGTTAATACTGATGTACAAGCCATGAGAATGTCGCCTGTGTTTCCTGAGAACCGTCTGCAAATTGGTCTGGAACTTACTCGAGGTCTTGGAGCTGGTGGTAACCCTGAGACTGGAATGAATGCTGGTAAAGAAAGTAAAGAATCAATTGAAGAGGCTGTTTATGGAGCTGATATGGTCTTTGTTACA GCTGGAATGGGAGGTGGAACCGGCACAGGTGGTGCTCCAATTATTGCCGGTGTTGCAAAATCAATGGGTATACTAACTGTTGGGATTGTCACCACCCCTTTTTCATTTGAAGGACGGAAGAGAGCCATTCAAGCACAAGAAGGAATTACAGCTTTAAGAGATAATGTCGATACTCTAATAGTTATTCCAAATGACAAGCTATTAACTGCTGTTTCGCAATCAACCCCTGTAACTGAAGCATTCAATCTTGCTGATGATATTCTTAGACAGGGTGTTCGTGGCATATCTGATATTGTTACT ATACCAGggttggtaaatgttgattttgCTGATGTTCGATCTATAATGGCCAATGCTGGTTCTTCACTGATGGGTATAGGAACGGCAACTG GGAAAACAAGGGCAAGAGACGCTGCATTAAATGCTATCCAGTCACCTTTACTAGATATTGGTATAGAGAGAGCTACTGGAATTGTATGGAACATAACTGGTGGGACTGATCTGACCTTGTTTGAG GTAAATGCTGCTGCAGAGGTTATTTATGACCTTGTGGACCCTAGTGCTAATTTGATTTTTGGAGCAGTAATAGATCCATCACTCACCGGTCAA GTAAGCATAACATTAATTGCAACCGGCTTCAAGCGTCAAGAGGAAGATGAAGAGAGGCCCCTACAG ACCAGTCAGCTCACTCAAGGAGATACAGTCATCGGTTTCAATCGTCGATCTTCCACTTTCTCTGATGATGGTAGTTTGTTTGAGATCCCTGATTTCTTAAAGAAGAAAGGACGCTCACGCTATCCGAGGGTTTAA